TTGACCGGATCCTGCGCCCACAGCCGCTCGGTGATCTACTACGCCGAGTCCGTGACCCAGAACAACTTCCCCACCATGCGCTGCGGCAACTACGAGGAGGCTGTGGGCAACCAGTGCGGCAGCTCCTACAGCTCCGTCCGGATGGGCGCCACCTCGAACGCCTACATGGTGTCCGGAGATTACTACGTTCCCGTCCGTAGCAATGCTCCCTACGGCATGGGCAACTAAGTCCGATtcctattaaataaattgagtgAAAGCTCTGTGAGCGAAAGCAACCCGTACTGAGCTTTATTTTACTGATATTCCGAACTAATATTGTGGAGCGAAAGTTTTTCGTCAAGCCATAGACTTTTGTAGTAAAAAAACATGCTGCTTGATGAGCTTTTTAATACAGTGggactaaaaatattttaaaattcatattttaagaaggatttttattaaaatatatattagcacttgttgttttttttactaccacttgaaaatatctaaattatcaacacaaaattattaatgaaaattaactAAAAGATCCATTTTgtagaaaaccaaaaaagtaTTGTATTTTAGAATAAAACAGTTTGAGCAGTTTGcccaattaaatgtttaatttatattaaggCAATtccttataaataaaatcagttacatatttaagtataaatcATGCAGTTATCTCATCTATTAAAATGTGAAACCCAAATTGTAGTTTACCAGAATTCTCTATAGCGTATTTTTTGGGGGATTTAAATCACACTGATTACAAGGGATCTAATCACTCCGATGTTGTTGTGcagattttgattttcattcaACTTAAGCAGACTGAAGGTATAAATAGCAGTTCCAGGTGCGACAATTTGGCCATTCGAAAACATTTGCTTCAACGATGAGATTGTGCTTCCTTGTGCTAGGCTGCGTGATAGCAGGTAAAGACTTTGCACTTTGAAAATTGTCAGTACTTGACCGTGAATCGTGTTTAGCCAGCGCCTGGCCTGTTGACCAACTTTCGGTACGAGACCATGGCATTAATGGATGGTATGTCCCTCAAAAGGAGGGCGGCCTGAGATGGATTGGCAAAGCGCAGGCGGAGCGTCAATTGGCATACTACGAGGCTGAGGATACGTTGGACGGTCGTCTGTCAACCAACACGGTTAAATTTTATCTGCACACACTGAGCAATCCCAGCACTGGACAGCAGATCAAGGCCACCAAGGCATCTATTGATGGCTCATTCTTTAATCCAAGCAACCCAACAAGGTGAGGTTGGTAGCGGCATGCATTGGCTATGATAATAATAACTGAAATGGTACCACAGAATCACCATTCACGGCTGGAACTCAAACTACAAGGATGGTGTGAACACGAGGATTGCCGATGCCTGGTTCCAGTATGGCGACTACAATATGATTGCGGTGGACTGGCAGCGTGGTCGTTCCTTGGAGTACGCTACCTCCGTGGCTGGAGCCTCGGGAGCTGGCAAGAAAATCGCTGCCCTTGTTGATTTCCTGGTGCAGGAGTACGGCATGCGCCTGGACACTCTGGAAGTGGTTGGCTTCAGTCTGGGGGCCCATGTCGCCGGACACACCGCCAAACAAGTGACATCCGGCAAGGTGGGCAAGGTGGTGGGCTTGGACCCGGCATCTCCTCTTATCAGTTACTCCAAGACCGAAAAGCGTCTGTCCAGCGATGATGCCGTTTATGTAGAGTCCATCCAGACAAATGGAGCCATCTTGGGTTTCTCTCAGCCAATTGGCAAAGCTGCCTTCTACATGAATGGTGGTAGGTCGCAGCCCGGTTGTGGAATCGACATCACCGGCGGTTGCTCGCACACTCGAGCTGTTTTGTACTACGTGGAGGCGCTGCTGTGGAACAACTTCCCCGCGAAGAAGTGTGAAACCTACCAGGACGCCAATAAGAACACCTGCGGCGATAGTTACAGCTCCATCTTGATGGGTGCTGTAGTAAACGCGATTGTGGCTGAGGGTATTTTCTATGTTCCCGTAAACAAGGATTCCCCATACGGATATGGAGAAAAGAATACTGGTGGCGAAGTTACGACAGCTGCTCCAGTGGTGACTACCACTCCTGTTGAAGGTGTTTCGAGTACTGCTGCTCCAGAAGAATCGACAACCGAGGAACCTGAAGAAGTCTCTACAACAACCAAGAAACCTGAAGAGCCATCTACACCTGAAGATCCTGAGGACTCGACGACAGCTGCTCCAGAGGACTCAACAACCGAAGAACCTGAAGAAGCCTCTACAACTACCAAAACTCCTATAGTGCCATCTACACCTGAAGAGCCCGAGGAGTCGACCAGCGTTGCTCCAGAGGAGTCTACAACCGAAGAACCTGAAGAAGACTCTACAACAACCAAACAACCAGAAGAGTCCGAGCCCGAGGAAGTATCTACGACAACCGAAGCACCCGAAGAAGTCTCTACAACTACTGAAGATCCCAAGGAAGATACTTCCGAAGCACCAGAAGAGACGACTACTGCTGCTCCAGAAGACGAAGAATCAACAACCGAAGAACCTGATGTAAACACCACTGCCACTCCTGAGGTTCCTTCAACAACCGCAATCCCCACTGAGCTGCCTTCAACAACTGCAGATCCGGAGCTTCCCATCACCACCACCTTGGCACCGGAAAATCTACCAACGAAGCCACCCACGGATGATAGTGTTGTTCCTGCAGGCACAAAGAACATCTTCATTTTCAACGTCTTTCTGGTAAATGTTAAGGTAGATAATCATTAGCCAAACGTTTTATTACAAAGCACGACCACTGGGTCTGAAAAAGcttgaaataaaatcaaagcaaaatcTGATTTTCACTAATCGTTTCCAAAGGGCTTTCATGGCTTGATGTTCCGAGGTATTGCTTTTAGCATCCGGAGTGATTCACATTTAGTGACAACGATCACAAAATCCATGTTATAATTCTGGTTAATCAGTTCGGGGAGTTGATTATTGTTCAGACAGAAAACGTGCTGATTAGTACAAAAGTTCCCTTATCGCATTAACGCCAGTCACTGCTGCTTTTAATGACGGCAAGAAAAAAACTTTCCGAAAAGTCTCACCTACCAAATGGCTACTTACCAACTAACTTGATTTATTAACTTGAAACTTATCGTATGagcttatttattattcatgcGAATGCAATCGTATATGGGATATAATTAAAGCGCTCAACTTTTAATGTTCCCATCAAATTCTTTAAGAAACAAAgtcgtttctttttttgtcgACTTcgcttgcattttattttcatcttAAAACTAAGGAGCCCTCCACAATTGCTAAGTGGAAAGTCGACTCTACTAATATTGATGTAGAAGGTAATTCTCGTAGTACTTGAATCCTGTATTCACGCATACCTCATCCAGATCAATAAGGCAATCTCTTTGGAGCACACTAAAGTAACTTCCAGACGGACACTTCAGATTTTGGACCTCACCCCGAATGCATTCTCTGTATCCTGCACAATCATGGGGGTCTTCTTCGCGAAGTCCCTCATCACAAATTTCTATATTAGTGACACAAATGCCCCTTCTGTCCACTAAACAGGCATTAAATTCTGACTCGTAGTAGGAGCCTGTGGGACATAGTTCTGCCCTCAACACTCCATCGATGCATATCATGTAACCTGCACAATTATTGGGGTCCAGTTTTAGTTGTCCTTCTCTGCACTTTGGGAGTGGGTCAGCACACAGCCCATTGGAGTCCAACACACAGGTTTGATCGGGTAGGAATACCTGCTGATCCGAATCACTAGATTGCAAATCGGATAAAGAGTTGTCTTGCGTCTTAACACACACTTTGTGCTCATCAGGCAGGCAATCCCTTTCGGCAACATTGAAGTAACTCCCAAAGGGACATCTGCGACTTTCGACCTGGCCTCGAATGCATTGTCTGTATCCAGCGCAATCCTGTGGGTCTTGTTCGCGAACTCCTTCGatgcaaaatttaatattagtgATACAGAGAGCTCTACTATCCACAAAACAGCCGTTCAAATTGGTATCGAAGTAGAATCCACTGGGACACAATTCCTCCTTCTGTCCTTCATCAGTGCATAAAAGGTATCCTGCACAGTTATTGGGATCTAGTTTCTTCTGTCCTGTTGTGCACTTTGCAAGTGGATCGACACACACTCCATTTACGTCCATAACGCAGGTTATGTTGGATGTGAATGTCTGCAGAATTGCATCAGTAGATGGCAAACCAACAACTGCAACTTCTAAATTTTCGATTGAAATTTCTTTGTATTGATCTACTTCATCAACAATACCAATTGTACTTTCCGTATATTGATCCAAATTATCGGTAGTACTCTCcgtgaaattatttaattcagtAACAGTACTCTCTGCATATTGATGGAAATCGGCAACAGTGCTGTCTGTATAGTATCCTGTATTTTCCGTATACTGATGCAAATTTTTAGTAGTACTCTCCGTGCTATGAATAAATTCATCAACAGTACTCCCTGCTTGTTGATCTAAATCGGCAACAGTACTCTCTGAATACTGAAGGAAATTACCATACGTAAATTGAGGAAAATTATCCGTACTAGTCTCAGTAAACTGATGTAAATCAACAGTACTCTCTGTATGTATAGGGAAATCGGTAACAGTACTCTCTGTATACTGAGCAAAATAGCCAATTGTACTCTCTGTATATGGATGCAAATTTTCAGTAGTACTCTCTGAAGATTGATTTATTTCATCAACAGTACTACCTGTTTGTTGACCAACAGTACTACCGGTTTGATGATAGAAATCGGCAACAGTATTCTCGATATATTGATGGAAGTAGCCAACTGTACTTTCCGTATATTGATACAAATTTGTTGTAGTACTCTCCGTGGATTGAAACCGATTGATATCGGTGTTATGAGAAAATTCAGTAACAGAACTATCTGAATATTGATGGAAATCGTGAACAGTATTCTCTGTATACTGAAGGAAATCACCAACTGTACTCCCTGTGTGTGGATGCAAATTTTCAGTAGTACTCTCTGTAGATTGATTTAATTCAACAACAGTACTCTGTGTTTGTAGCCGGAAATCGGGAAGAGTACTTCCTGTCTGCTGATGCATATCACCAACTGTACTTTTCGTGTTGTGATATAATTCAGCAACAGTACTGCCTGTTTGTTGATGAATATCGGCAACAGTACTCGCTGTATACTCACTCTTGTATTTCTCTTCCGACTTTTTACATACTTGACCACCATCAAAAAGGCAATCTTGTTGAGTCACATTAAAGTACCTTCCAGAATCACACTTCAGATATTCAACCTCGCCTCGAATGCATTGCTTGTATGCACCGCAATCCTGGGGATCTTCTTCCCGAACTCCTTCAGTACAAAGTTTGATGGTAGTGACACAAGCACCCTCACTGTCTACTAAACATGcttctaaatttaaatcataataggTGCCAGCGGGACACTGGTACTCCACCAGTTCGCCACCGATGCATTTAAAGTATCCCGCACAGTTATTGGGGTCCAATTTCAGCTCTCCTTCTGTGCACTTGGCCGGTGCATCAACGCACACGCCATTCACATCGACGATGCAGGTTTTGTAAGTGGGCTCAAAGTAACTGCCACTGGGACAACTTTTAGATTCCAGCTTTCCGCTTTGGCAGCTTAGGTATCCAGCGCAGTTATTAGGGTCCACCTGAACCTCCCCTTCACTGCATTGATCCGATGCAGAGGAACAAACACCATTCTCGTCAACCTGGCAGAGTTTGAAAATGGCTTCAAAGAAGCTTCCGCTGGGACACTTTTTCTTCTCAACCACTCCACTGACACACTCCAAATAGCCGGCGCAGTCCTCGGAATCCACTGTTATTTCTCCTtccaaacatattttcttttcggGTGTACATAAAGTTCTTCTATCCATGCGGCAGCTTTTcgatattatattaaaataacttcCAATAGGGCATCTTTTCATTACCAGCTTTCCATGTGAGCACATCAGGTAAGCGGCACAATCATTGAAATCCTCAAAAAGTTGGCCCTCGAAACATTTTCTTCTTGAAGTGGGACAGACATCAAACTCATCCACCATGCAAACCTCATTTTTGGCCTCAAAATAACTTCCATTGGGACAGCTCATGTGCACTGCTTCATCATCGAGACACTGAAAATAGCTGGCACAATCATCGACGTCGACAGCTACGGAACCCTCGGTACATTTAATAGAATCCTTTATGACAGACGCTAAAGATGTATGCATCAAGCATATCAATGCCCACAAAGAGCCCACTAAACCAGGGAAAAATTCATTAGTTTCATCAATATTTTCTGTTAGGGTTACAACTGTCTCACCGTGGTAAATCATCCGCAGTCGTTGCAGCttcattttacttttttttcatatGAGAGGCGTTCCATAAAGTTTCAGCTTTTATATTGCAACTCCATTAGCACTTTTGTAACCACAGATAAGATAGAAATGTAAGATGGCCTTATCTCAAGATGTTACATATGTCCCTTCGTGagtggcaaataaaaaatgtgtgaGAAAATGACTCAGCATCGAAATACATTTGTATAAGTTTAATAATCGGCAACAAATGATAGTGCAGCCTTGCGAGCTTAACGAACCCAAAGGCTTGTCACAGGATatccaaaatgaaaaaaaatttatacaaacaaAGAACGGAATTTTCGCACCCGGAATGTGTTAAGCTGTGTTGAAACTCACACTTATTGTCaactaatttgcatattttctgCTTAGTTTGTTATCGCCACTTGTTTGATCTGAGGTTTCCCCCCCGAATTTATACATATCCCAACAACTGTGACTAAGAAATTAACATACAAATAGAATCCATGAGCATTTGCTGCTTTTGGGCGAAGGTCAAAAAGCTTAGACGTGTCGGCATAGCCAGCCACTTAATGCCACATCATCTACCAGTCGCCTAAAGGTTCATTATTCATTTTAGGCGTCTTAACGCCTTCACCTTTTAAACCAATGTAGTCCCACTCCCGAGCACTCGTTAATTTATCAAAACCCAACTGGCCACGGAAATTTTTAATCCAAAAGTCCGTTGGTATTTTTCCGTGTTTTCCATTGATTTCCCTGTttctggcaaaaaaaaatcgtaaatTGCGGTCGGATTTTACCAAACTACAAACATTCGCCCTTTGAATGCCACCAAATATTCCGTTTGTAGTTTAAAAGGAAACCATTCCCAAGCTgcctttt
This genomic window from Drosophila gunungcola strain Sukarami chromosome 3R, Dgunungcola_SK_2, whole genome shotgun sequence contains:
- the LOC128251683 gene encoding uncharacterized protein LOC128251683 isoform X2 encodes the protein MRLCFLVLGCVIAASAWPVDQLSVRDHGINGWYVPQKEGGLRWIGKAQAERQLAYYEAEDTLDGRLSTNTVKFYLHTLSNPSTGQQIKATKASIDGSFFNPSNPTRITIHGWNSNYKDGVNTRIADAWFQYGDYNMIAVDWQRGRSLEYATSVAGASGAGKKIAALVDFLVQEYGMRLDTLEVVGFSLGAHVAGHTAKQVTSGKVGKVVGLDPASPLISYSKTEKRLSSDDAVYVESIQTNGAILGFSQPIGKAAFYMNGGRSQPGCGIDITGGCSHTRAVLYYVEALLWNNFPAKKCETYQDANKNTCGDSYSSILMGAVVNAIVAEGIFYVPVNKDSPYGYGEKNTGGEVTTAAPVVTTTPVEGVSSTAAPEESTTEEPEEVSTTTKKPEEPSTPEDPEDSTTAAPEDSTTEEPEEASTTTKTPIVPSTPEEPEESTSVAPEESTTEEPEEDSTTTKQPEESEPEEVSTTTEAPEEVSTTTEDPKEDTSEAPEETTTAAPEDEESTTEEPDVNTTATPELPSTTADPELPITTTLAPENLPTKPPTDDSVVPAGTKNIFIFNVFLVNVKVDNH
- the LOC128251683 gene encoding uncharacterized protein LOC128251683 isoform X1, producing MRLCFLVLGCVIAASAWPVDQLSVRDHGINGWYVPQKEGGLRWIGKAQAERQLAYYEAEDTLDGRLSTNTVKFYLHTLSNPSTGQQIKATKASIDGSFFNPSNPTRITIHGWNSNYKDGVNTRIADAWFQYGDYNMIAVDWQRGRSLEYATSVAGASGAGKKIAALVDFLVQEYGMRLDTLEVVGFSLGAHVAGHTAKQVTSGKVGKVVGLDPASPLISYSKTEKRLSSDDAVYVESIQTNGAILGFSQPIGKAAFYMNGGRSQPGCGIDITGGCSHTRAVLYYVEALLWNNFPAKKCETYQDANKNTCGDSYSSILMGAVVNAIVAEGIFYVPVNKDSPYGYGEKNTGGEVTTAAPVVTTTPVEGVSSTAAPEESTTEEPEEVSTTTKKPEEPSTPEDPEDSTTAAPEDSTTEEPEEASTTTKTPIVPSTPEEPEESTSVAPEESTTEEPEEDSTTTKQPEESEPEEVSTTTEAPEEVSTTTEDPKEDTSEAPEETTTAAPEDEESTTEEPDVNTTATPEVPSTTAIPTELPSTTADPELPITTTLAPENLPTKPPTDDSVVPAGTKNIFIFNVFLVNVKVDNH
- the LOC128251680 gene encoding uncharacterized protein LOC128251680, with protein sequence MKLQRLRMIYHVGSLWALICLMHTSLASVIKDSIKCTEGSVAVDVDDCASYFQCLDDEAVHMSCPNGSYFEAKNEVCMVDEFDVCPTSRRKCFEGQLFEDFNDCAAYLMCSHGKLVMKRCPIGSYFNIISKSCRMDRRTLCTPEKKICLEGEITVDSEDCAGYLECVSGVVEKKKCPSGSFFEAIFKLCQVDENGVCSSASDQCSEGEVQVDPNNCAGYLSCQSGKLESKSCPSGSYFEPTYKTCIVDVNGVCVDAPAKCTEGELKLDPNNCAGYFKCIGGELVEYQCPAGTYYDLNLEACLVDSEGACVTTIKLCTEGVREEDPQDCGAYKQCIRGEVEYLKCDSGRYFNVTQQDCLFDGGQVCKKSEEKYKSEYTASTVADIHQQTGSTVAELYHNTKSTVGDMHQQTGSTLPDFRLQTQSTVVELNQSTESTTENLHPHTGSTVGDFLQYTENTVHDFHQYSDSSVTEFSHNTDINRFQSTESTTTNLYQYTESTVGYFHQYIENTVADFYHQTGSTVGQQTGSTVDEINQSSESTTENLHPYTESTIGYFAQYTESTVTDFPIHTESTVDLHQFTETSTDNFPQFTYGNFLQYSESTVADLDQQAGSTVDEFIHSTESTTKNLHQYTENTGYYTDSTVADFHQYAESTVTELNNFTESTTDNLDQYTESTIGIVDEVDQYKEISIENLEVAVVGLPSTDAILQTFTSNITCVMDVNGVCVDPLAKCTTGQKKLDPNNCAGYLLCTDEGQKEELCPSGFYFDTNLNGCFVDSRALCITNIKFCIEGVREQDPQDCAGYRQCIRGQVESRRCPFGSYFNVAERDCLPDEHKVCVKTQDNSLSDLQSSDSDQQVFLPDQTCVLDSNGLCADPLPKCREGQLKLDPNNCAGYMICIDGVLRAELCPTGSYYESEFNACLVDRRGICVTNIEICDEGLREEDPHDCAGYRECIRGEVQNLKCPSGSYFSVLQRDCLIDLDEVCVNTGFKYYENYLLHQY